Genomic window (Juglans microcarpa x Juglans regia isolate MS1-56 chromosome 2S, Jm3101_v1.0, whole genome shotgun sequence):
taaatatattgcaATAAGCTTTAATTGCTATATCTTGCTTTTGTCTCTCCTCTGGCAGCTGCGTCAATGTTACCAAGAGACATAGAGCGTCTGAAGCAAATGAAATTAGTTTTGGGTTCAAGGCCTCCTCGGTGTGTGAACAAGTGCTTGAGTTGCCGGCCCTGCACAGCTGCTTTAATTGCATCTCCACACCACAAGACTGATTTCAATGTATCGTCTCAGCCAGATGAGAACTATTATCTTCTCTCATGGAAGTGCAAATGTAAAGATAAGTTTTTCCAACCTTGAATTTTTATAGGCTAATCTGAGTCATTCCTATGTATACTGTAGCTGGTACAGACTCCCCCTCCACTCTctcattactctctctctctctctctctctcggctcAGGGATTTTAGTGCTAATCTCTGTGAGATTGTCTATTATAGCTCTTGGTAATTAAGAAAAacaatgttttgtattttttaatttgttggttTCTTAAAGAGTGAAGTTGATGGAACATAATTAGAACATGCAGTACTCAGTGTGATTTTGGCTTCATTTAAAGAAGAGTCAGTTCTCCACGTGAGTTAATTGGCCACAAGCCGACAGAGCTATCCAGAAATCATTTGTTACCATGTTCTTCACGGATTCTCACTTTCTTCTGAGAAATTTGCACGAGGCTAGGACCTTGatcatccccccccccccccccccccccccccccccagccctccttttttttcagaaaattcacCAAATCACTCACCAAATGTACTGAATAGGTGCAAATGTAAGCACCCTGATTCAACCAGAAACAGCAAAAGATGAAATTCTAAAGGGCAAGTTCAGTTAGCTCTTCCCTTTTCCaccattgaaaataaaataaaaggatatgcctcattttttttttttttgttttattcttcctatACTAATTAAAgtcttctacttatcatccatacaccacacatttgataaaaggaaaaaaaaattatgtggtgtggtgtgaggatgatgagtagaattttttttgaattaatgttaAAAGGGAGAAGCCTGGATATATGCATAGGAGTTAGCATGACTTTCAACTGAAAAAAAATACCTTTGGAAAGCATATGCTACTGTCGATTAAgtatgtttaaatgtatgattaTCTGAACGTTGCTTATGTATCAGCCAGTCCTGTGGCTCAAAAGGTAGGCCAGTGACCTCTCAAAAAAGTTGGCGAGTGAAATCTAAGTGGAGATGCATGGAGAATAGGGTTGTATGAGCCGAGTTGAATGAGTATTTAAGTAACTATTTGAGCTCAGtttgtctattttttattcaattacaAGTTGAGATCGAATTTATCATCAAACTATATTTAATGTTACACGTCTGgtttagcctttttttttttaattaagtagaGCGTATTCATGAGGGGCgtaattaattgattattttaaaaatgaaataaatccattcttgaaataataataatttcatattaacaATGAGTTGCTCAATCATATGaacttacaaaaattaaattgacaAATCTTTGTACAAATGATTAAATCTTATGCAACTTGCTATGCTTTTGCCTAACGGACAAAGATTTACCTCCTCAGAAAAGATGGTTAATTCGAATCGACATGAGAGTCAACTACACCGTGTTGCATTGTCGGAATCCACGTTGTATATTTGTAAATGATGTGTATTGCATGGTTATGTTAGTGGTAAAGATGATTAAGTTCAAATGTTgtgtaattaagaaattcaaTCTTATATAACAAAATAGCTCCTATCATGTTGAAACGACCTTCCTGATTTACACAAGCCTCTAAATACAAGCATTGCAAGTCTCCTCAAGTGTAACAGTGGGGAAAGAAACTACACAATTTATTGATACATTCTCATTTTGTAATTCATCTTATAGTCTGATCTCTAAAGTAACGAGTGCACCATAATTGACAAGATATGGGGGCCCTGTAAAAGCAAGATTTTCCTGTTTTGCCACAAAAAGGAATGGCCACCCTTTGTTGATCTGCTTAGGGAGTAGCATCACACCCATGAAACTGGATCAGCAAGTCATTGTTCTAATACAGACTTTGGCTAGCCACACCATCCGTTGGTTTCCAAATGATATTGTCTAGTTTGGCACATAAATCCTTGTAAAACTACAAAAAGAGCCAACAAGATGTTACCATATAATTGATAGACATACAAAAGGATCAGAAGTTGAATTTGCGCAGGTTTTGCACCATTGGGCCCTAACAAAATAAACCAAATGTCTCCAACTTGTAGAACTCCATATATCCATCACTGATGGCTAGTTGTCCAATCGACACCAAGAAACAAGAGGTAGAAATTTAAGCCTAGCGGAAATGATGTTGAaattgacaagtggcaagtaaTGAAAGTAAAGAACAACGTCTAATGGTATTAAGTCACTAGTAGAGGTAGCATCGATTGAGAAAAACCAGGCAAGATGGTTGAAGTCTAGTCAGAAACTGTCTCAGATGCAATAAAGGCCAATATCTGCACCAACAACAGCTTAGGTACATGTTTAATGTTGAAGGCGCTAAAGGGACCCAAAAGATGATTGAGATCAAGAGAAAAGACAAAATGTATCTCATAATAAATGTGGCCAATAGAGCATAATAAAATGGATAGAAACACGGGGAATCAGATATGTGAATTTATAGATACAAGTAGAAGCTAACCTTGTGATATTCAAGGGTATCCCCAGCAGCCTTTCGAACATCTACCATGAAAAGAGATGGTGCAACTTCAAAAACCTATATACAAAATCAAGGCTTGTTGctacccaaaaaacaaaaaatactatataatagAAACAAtgatgtaaaaaagaaattctggGAAATTACATCCAAGACCACAGCAAATTGTCCAGCCTTATTTGCAGATGCTCCTTCAAGCCTTGTCTGTGGGGAAATTGtgttaatgaaaataaaaatcaaagcaCAGTCAACTttaa
Coding sequences:
- the LOC121253297 gene encoding EPIDERMAL PATTERNING FACTOR-like protein 8 isoform X2 encodes the protein MSKSKQTNKTRPTITSTVCSTIKEGLMAPSRRDLNGLKIAVIVMLFFSLEFFSSKSAASMLPRDIERLKQMKLVLGSRPPRCVNKCLSCRPCTAALIASPHHKTDFNVSSQPDENYYLLSWKCKCKDKFFQP